In Candidatus Sysuiplasma jiujiangense, the following are encoded in one genomic region:
- a CDS encoding threonine synthase yields MNFICLDCSTVISASSVLLSCKKCGGLLEWMSEGEVKVSSLLPPPQDFNLWRYSALLPQVDEEKIVSLSEGGTPLHYAENLAEVMGIEELFVKNEGKNPTGSFKDRGMSVAMTVAKATGVRIAMCASTGNTASSMAAYGAKAGIPTVVVVPRGKVAKTKLAQCVAYGARIVETKGNFDQALEIVKENEGTDGTGIMNSVNPLRIEGQKTAAFEICDQLSAAPDWLVIPVGNGGNISSYWKGFKEFRSIGVISGLPKIVAVQAEGASPIVHAYEKGLSSIEFTESPETEASAIRIGKPANWKRALSAVRESAGLAIAVTDREIIDARKMLAEKEGILSELASASTVAALIRLSSRHLFKQGETVVCVATGNGLKDVSVSGAFDSTVISSSAELRKILTAI; encoded by the coding sequence ATGAATTTCATCTGCCTTGACTGCTCGACTGTCATTTCAGCCTCATCTGTACTTCTGTCATGCAAGAAATGCGGAGGGCTGCTCGAATGGATGAGCGAGGGTGAGGTTAAGGTAAGCAGTTTGCTGCCGCCGCCGCAGGATTTCAATTTGTGGCGCTATTCCGCACTTCTCCCCCAGGTAGATGAGGAAAAGATAGTCTCCCTGTCAGAAGGCGGTACACCGCTTCATTACGCTGAAAACCTGGCAGAGGTTATGGGGATCGAAGAACTGTTTGTCAAGAATGAAGGAAAAAATCCCACCGGTTCATTCAAGGACAGGGGAATGAGTGTCGCCATGACCGTGGCAAAGGCGACAGGTGTACGGATCGCAATGTGTGCTTCAACAGGAAATACGGCTTCTTCAATGGCGGCATATGGTGCAAAAGCGGGCATTCCCACGGTCGTCGTTGTCCCCCGGGGCAAAGTCGCCAAAACCAAACTCGCTCAATGTGTTGCCTATGGCGCCAGGATCGTTGAAACGAAAGGTAATTTCGATCAGGCGCTTGAAATAGTGAAGGAGAATGAAGGGACTGATGGAACGGGAATAATGAATTCCGTAAACCCCTTAAGGATAGAGGGACAAAAGACTGCCGCATTCGAAATATGCGATCAGCTTTCCGCTGCTCCCGACTGGCTCGTTATCCCGGTTGGAAACGGTGGAAACATAAGTTCATACTGGAAGGGATTCAAGGAGTTCAGATCAATCGGCGTGATTTCCGGGCTCCCGAAAATAGTCGCTGTCCAGGCAGAGGGTGCATCTCCGATCGTGCACGCATATGAGAAAGGTCTGAGTTCTATAGAGTTTACAGAATCGCCTGAAACCGAGGCTTCCGCAATAAGGATCGGAAAACCAGCAAACTGGAAGAGGGCCTTATCCGCTGTAAGGGAATCGGCTGGGCTTGCAATCGCTGTCACGGACCGCGAGATCATAGATGCCAGGAAAATGCTCGCGGAGAAGGAAGGGATCCTTTCGGAGCTTGCCAGCGCTTCCACCGTTGCGGCTCTAATCAGGCTGTCATCCAGACATCTTTTCAAGCAGGGCGAAACAGTCGTCTGCGTTGCGACAGGAAACGGACTCAAGGATGTCAGCGTTTCCGGAGCCTTCGACTCCACAGTTATTTCGTCCTCCGCCGAATTGCGGAAGATTTTGACAGCTATTTGA
- a CDS encoding metal-dependent hydrolase has product MQTTKLTWLGHSAFLLEGKNRILFDPFISGNPVAKSRPAEIKTDIVCVSHGHGDHVGDSVDIAKRNKAPIASIFELAVRFDSQGAKVEQMNIGGGVRIMDSSINMVNALHSSDVFEGEALQTGGSPAGFVVESGVTVYHAGDTGYFGDMKWIGDFYRPKVAILPIGDRFTMGIREAAFASSVIAPEIVIPMHYSTFPAIQQDPSKFEEEVRRISSGNIRVKVMKVGETIEL; this is encoded by the coding sequence ATACAGACGACAAAATTGACCTGGCTGGGCCATTCCGCATTTCTGCTTGAAGGAAAGAACAGAATACTGTTTGACCCGTTTATTTCCGGGAATCCTGTTGCAAAATCCAGGCCCGCCGAGATAAAAACCGATATCGTTTGTGTTTCGCATGGCCACGGCGATCACGTGGGCGACTCTGTAGACATTGCAAAGAGAAACAAGGCCCCAATTGCGTCAATTTTCGAACTGGCTGTTAGATTTGATTCTCAGGGAGCCAAAGTGGAACAGATGAATATCGGCGGCGGCGTCAGAATTATGGATAGCAGCATAAACATGGTAAATGCTCTGCACTCGTCTGATGTATTTGAGGGGGAAGCGCTTCAGACAGGCGGTTCGCCGGCCGGTTTTGTGGTGGAAAGCGGCGTCACTGTTTATCATGCGGGGGACACGGGATACTTCGGCGATATGAAATGGATAGGAGACTTCTACAGGCCGAAGGTTGCAATACTACCGATTGGAGATCGATTCACGATGGGGATCAGAGAGGCTGCGTTTGCTTCATCGGTTATTGCGCCGGAAATCGTGATTCCTATGCACTACAGTACGTTTCCCGCAATACAGCAGGATCCGTCGAAGTTTGAGGAGGAGGTCAGGCGGATCAGCTCTGGAAATATAAGGGTAAAGGTTATGAAGGTCGGCGAGACAATAGAGCTCTGA